CGGGATACGCGGCCCGCGCGCTATCGGGCGCCGTGCCGAACGCGAGCGCCGATACGGCGCCCAGGATGGCCAACCAATGTCGTGCCTTCATGTCGTCTCCTCCAGGGAAGTTGCCTCGTCCGTGTCTCCGGGCGTAGGCGGGGTGTCGCCCCGGGCGCGGCGGCCCTAATGGGCGTGGAACTTGCGCAGCCGCTCCATGCCGTTGCGCAGGTGCGCGCCGGCGGCCGTCGCGGCCGCCGCGCTGTCGCGCGCGGCGATGGCGTCGTAGATCGCCTGGTGTTCCTGTTGCACCGCCTGCAGCCAGCCGGCAATGCTGCTGTTGCCGCGGCTGATGCTCAATTGCGCGCGGACATGGCGCTCCAGGAAACGCGTGAAGTCGTCGTAGACGCGGTTGTTGGTGGCGCGTGCGATGGCGCGATGAAAGCGCATGTCCTGCTCCACGCCGTCGCCGCCGTGCTTCTGCACGTGTTCCAGCTCTTTCAGGGCGGCGCGGATTTCGCGCAACTGCGTGGCGGTGGCCCGTTCGGCGGCCAGCGCCGCCGCTTGCGTCTCCACCCCGATCCGCAGCTCGAAGACCTGCTGGACGGTTTGTTGCGGCGATTCGGCGCCGGCCATGATGCGAAAAGGCGCGGCGGTAAGGGTTTCGGCGACGAAGGCGCCCAGGCCTTGCCGGGTGGTGACCAGCCCGTCGGATTTCAGGCGGGCGATGCCTTCGCGTATGACGGTGCGGCTGACACCGTACTCCGCGGCGAGCTGTTCCTCGGTGGGAAGCCGGCTGCCGGGTGCGCGCTCGCCCGACTCGATCTGGCGTGCCAGGATCTCGCTGAGCTTTTCCGTCAGGTTGGCATTGCGCAGGGCAGGCGGCATGGGGAAGCGTCCTCGAGCAGGCCAGCAGGTG
Above is a genomic segment from Bordetella genomosp. 11 containing:
- a CDS encoding FadR/GntR family transcriptional regulator, which produces MPPALRNANLTEKLSEILARQIESGERAPGSRLPTEEQLAAEYGVSRTVIREGIARLKSDGLVTTRQGLGAFVAETLTAAPFRIMAGAESPQQTVQQVFELRIGVETQAAALAAERATATQLREIRAALKELEHVQKHGGDGVEQDMRFHRAIARATNNRVYDDFTRFLERHVRAQLSISRGNSSIAGWLQAVQQEHQAIYDAIAARDSAAAATAAGAHLRNGMERLRKFHAH